One stretch of Macadamia integrifolia cultivar HAES 741 unplaced genomic scaffold, SCU_Mint_v3 scaffold978, whole genome shotgun sequence DNA includes these proteins:
- the LOC122070706 gene encoding uncharacterized protein LOC122070706 produces the protein MSCRQGPPKHQNKYGWKPNAGNKKNETEVGGTLRPYSEITGVCPRCKGQIEWKRRYGKYKPLVEPAKCQRCSKRAVRQAYHNLCTACAKDQKVCAKCCCHVDRIVGRDSSEVEAEKKSLEEAIKNVRERDRRTLLRAMNKGKTGSRTKTSSNGESEVEELFTAASLEEHAELSREEEEEEEEEEEEEEYDEDEDRISN, from the exons ATGAGTTGTAGGCAAGGGCCACCAAAGCATCAAAACAAGTACGGATGGAAGCCTAACGCTGGGAACAAGAAGAACGAAACG GAAGTTGGAGGAACCCTAAGACCCTATTCGGAGATCACTGGCGTCTGTCCTCGCTGTAAAGGACAGATTGAATGGAAACGCAG GTATGGAAAATACAAGCCCCTTGTCGAGCCTGCTAAGTG TCAACGATGTTCGAAGCGGGCTGTTCGGCAGGCTTACCATAATCTCTGTACTG CTTGTGCCAAGGATCAAAAAGTGTGTGCCAAGTGTTGTTGTCATGTTGATCGGATTGTTGGAAG GGACTCTTCAGAAGTAGAGGCCGAGAAAAAGTCACTTGAGGAG GCCATAAAAAATGTACGGGAGAGGGATCGGAGGACACTATTACGTGCT ATGAACAAAGGGAAAACTGGTTCTCGAACAAAAACGTCGAGCAATGGAGAAAGTGAGGTTGAAGAATTATTTACTGCAGCGTCCCTTGAAGAGCATGCAGAACTCAgtagagaggaggaagaagaagaagaagaagaagaagaagaagaagagtacgATGAAGACGAGGACCGGATATCTAATTGA